TTCTCTGGACGCTCCTCCGACGCTTCCGAGACTCGTAACTATCTGATCTACGCAATTTTTTGCTTCAAGGATGCGTCTTCCAATATCTCGAACTTCATAGACTGTTACGATCCATCTAACAATTCGTGGCATCGGGTCACGTCCATACCAGAGTGTACTTCAAGCCTCGGGGACAACCTTGTTCTAAAGGATTTTGCGATGGTTTCGATAGGACACCATATTTACATTATCGGCGGTCGTCTTTGTCGAAAGGTGGTGGGATCAAATGGCACTGACATTGTTGAGGAAAAAGACGTAATGGTCCTTAACTGCGTTCGCAGGTACGACACGAGGACGGATTCTTGGGGCACATGCAAACCGATGAATTCACCGAGATTCAACTTCGCCTGCACGGTCTGTGGCGACAAAATCTACGTTGCAGGGGGGCAAGGTACATTAGATCAAGCTAGGGGGATCTCATCTGCAGAGATGTATGACACAAGTTTGGATGAATGGAGATTTCTTGCAAACATGAGTACAAAAAGATACAAGTGTGTAGGAGCCACATGGCAAGGGAAAATACATGTTCTGGGAGGATTTGCAGAGAAGGGAGATGACGGTGACAAAATCTCAGGTCCATTTATCATGACACGAAGTTCTGCGGAAGTCTATGACGCTGAACACGATAGGTAAGTAGTACAGGCGGAGCGGAAAGAAGGGCCTATTCTGGGTGGTGACTTTTGACCCTTCTTTCTCCCTTGTACTGTTGTGCATGAAATTATTATTTGTCGATATTTCATAAGTTGGAGTATTCAAAATAAGTGCCTTTTGATCTCCTTTGACTAAGTTTTTTTTCCCATTACAGCTGGAAATTTCTGGCTAGAATGTGGGATCTTGACATCCCTCCATACCAGATAGTCGCAATCAATGATAAGCTATTCAGCTCAGGGGACTGTTTGAAACCTTGGAAGGGACATATCGAGATTTACAACGAGACAGAAAAGATATGGAATGTAGTGCACGGGTCTCACTGCGACAATCTTTCGCAGAATTTCACTCAAGATAATCAAGTTGCACCGATGCGGAGGATGTACCTGACTATGGCACCGATAGGGAACCAGCTGTATTTCTTGACGGGATACAAGGTTCCTGGAGGGGAGTCACGACTGAGAAACGAGGTGCACGTCTTTGACACGGCCTCGAACGGATACGGATGGCGGAGTTTCGAGCCCGTAATGGAGGAAAGGGAAAAGGAGCTCTGTGGTCATTGTTGTGTGCTCATGAAACATGTCTCTTGAGGGTGAGACATTACTTTGTTCATTTCAGTACCATGGCAAGCAGAAGTCGAGTAATCAATCATTGGGCAACAAGTCTATTGAAAGCTTAATATATAGAAAGCATGTCCCAACAATTTTTATTCGCCATTTATAAAgatgtaaacaaaccaaaccgttcgcgagctatttggagctcggctcgataaaaagcttgtttgagttcgtttgttaatcatatcaaaccaagctcaatctcgattttgagctcgacaacttaatcaaaccaagctcaagcctaagtgtattcggctcgtgagctcgcaaacatgttcgttaataggctcgcgagctcgaactcggcttggctcgtttaggtggctcgtaagctcgagcttgactcatttgttgagttgacaaataaaaatattagtactaataaaagttaaatttttatgtctaatataaaattacttcatagatatttaattttaacaagctcgaatcaagctcaaattcgagctcaattATATGTTTTAAGAGCTCGAAAACAAGCCGAGCTCAAGTCAggcttgttaaatatgataaacgagctattaataaaccaagctcgaacccggcttgattaacatgataaacgagcttttaacgactcgaactcgagcttttcacaagcttagtaatttcaagacaaGTCGAATTCTAGCCTGATGATAAAAGCTTGAATAAAGTTCGAGCTTGAGCTCGagctctatcaatcttaaacgagccaaactcaagccagatgataaaagctcgaatcaagctcgagctcgagcttgagtttgaattaatcttaaacgagccaagctcaagcctgatactgttcggctTGGTTTAaatcatttacatccctagccATTTACAACATACCTTATCCTTCGTTTGTTAAAAGTTATAGCTAATGATGAAAATTTAACATGAAAGAAGCACATGGTTACAAACATCATGTTTCATTCGTGGGCATCTTTGGATAGCTAAGAAACTGAACTGTCTCATTTTCAGTTATAGCTAAGAAACTGAACTGTCTCATTTTCAATTTCCAAAATGAAGTATTGCctggaaataaaataattttttaaacataaaaattggaAAATTGCCTCTTAAATCAATCAATATTTATTATCTATGTATCATAAGTGTCAGTAAATTAGCTGTTCGAGGGGAACAAGTTTGCCGTGGGTCTTAAAGGATGGCCCATTTCCCCCTCAACGTCTCAATCGTTGTATCAACTGCACCGAGTTGGCCCAGAGCGCTGGATTGCCACCCGGACTCCAGTTCAACAAAATTAGCCTCCATCGGACCGATGAATTCATCATTACTATTAATCCCAACCGTTCATTTTGGGCTATGTAGGCTAATGTGATGTTTATGGTATGATGTTGTTTTCTTCGATATTTGAATGTAAGTTTGAATATAATTATGtaaatcaaatcttttgagTCGTACGACAAAGTGGTTGAcgtattttataataataataatattaattttatatatatttttcgatATTTAAGTATTACGCTATAGACCAAACTTTTCGAATTTATATACCATTATTTCACTTAAAAATTCGGTATTGTTACTGTACTGTATCGAAATTTGGTACATAAAAATTCCGTAAATTCTATATTTTTCTGTACGGTAATATCGATATACCAAAAATTCGATATTTTTCCTACTCATACATATAATGTGAAAATATTGCTTTAAAACAACTCATATATATACAATTTCATGGGAACAATCTACAATTTTGATTATCCGAGGACCAAAATGTAAAGAGTAagtcacgaatatttatctgtgagacgagtccatcttaccgatattcacaataaaaagtaatactcgtagcataaaaaataataatttttcatgaatgacccaaataaaaaatctgtctcacaaatataacaTGTGAAAcaatctcacacaaatttttgtcaaatctaaaacatgtcaacAATCATTCTGAAAACTTTTTTCCAGAAAATAATAtggaaatataataatattcatTTTCTGAACACTACCTGTACGCGGATTAAACCAGTgaatttaaaaaagaaaaaaatcaagtagtaaaaaaatttaaagaacATATCTACCATCCAACTCCCTTAGCTAATGCCTATATAATACGTACCCTCCTCTTTATGAAACATAACCTAACAAAAGCACTCTCTTGCAGAACTTCTTCcctctcattttctttattttttcccatcagaaatataaaatataatttcagtAGCAAGCAGAAAAAAGAAATGGTGTGCTTCTGTTTTCTTGTTGATCAAACAAAAAAGGTCAGGCGGAGCAAGCCCGCCGCCGGGATATGCTCACGGTGCGGCGGCGGCGCCAGCGTTGCGGACATGAAGACGGCCACCAGGTTCTGTCATGTGCCATTCTACTGGAGAACTTGGAGGGCTATTATTTGCACCTTCTGTGGTGCCATGTTAAGGTCGTACcattaaaatattgttttttttaaaaaaaaattattggtatttatttttattttattttttggattttttttgtattttggtTTGTATTATTAGTGAATgttatgtttttaattattgtaTTAGTATGACATTGTTTTTGCTAGTGTTAGTAGCTAGTTATTACATAAACAGTTTTGATATGTTGTTCATCCCTACTGCTGTGGCGTAAATGAAATGTGACTCATCCATTGATATACATTTTAGAAATGCTTTATCATATCGAATAGATGAATGTCAACAAATATGTATTTGATTAGCAGACAACGTATCAAAATTGTTTAGATAAATGTCATATTTATTATACGTTTATTTACACTCGAACTAATACCTATTTCAAACTTAGATCTGAAATGTACGTTCCTGATTTCTTTGATTTCATTTTAATCATAAGCTTAATTTCAATTTCATGCTAAATATTTTTGGATATTGCTTGTAATACTTAATTAGTTCattgaaaaaaaattgttttccaAGCTCATGTGTTCGCATATATGGGAAAAATATGTTCTTAACAACAATTTATTATtatcaaataataaattagaTGACTTAAATTATTTACCTATATTACAGCTAAAAATAGTTGCCCCCCCATGGCGGTTGGCGATATGAAGTTCATACAAATTTGAatttctctatatatatatatattgtaaatgAAAGATTGAGTTGTTGGAAAAATTAAATGACTCACGGAGTGAAATATGAATGCAAGTTTAAGTAGCAAGTGGTCCAACTCTAGATAAAATGTATGGTTGTTGCGCAAAATATGTgacaatattaaatatttgattgaataatattttaatatatattatatttgattGAATATTATTTGACTGCACaacgtgtgtgtatatatatatatggaagaTTTCATCCTATCTTGTGGGACACTGCCTCATAAAAAGATCAAATGTTCATATTTATACACATATATGAGGTCCACcaatttctttaaaatcaaTGGCCCAGATCCTATAGGAGCAGTGCCCCACACAGGGGCGGATCTAGAATTTCAACTCTGTGGGGGCCGCTTATAAAATACggacaaaatattaaaagaataaaGATAAAAATTTCATCGGTTATATTCAACTAAATATAAATAGTACGTTTAAACAAAAAATCTAACTAAAAAGAATTCAATGttccttaaaattttcaaactcttCAAGTAATAACATGTATACAAATATTTTAAGCAAtttctctttaaaaaaaatatcatcaatacatATGAGAGAAAATCATCATCTATTTTGCTCGAAAGCCTAGTTTTGACGATATTCATAGTTGACAATGACCGTTATGTATTAACAGTAGAAACTAGAAGAGTCCGCAAACTCAGCACCTGATAGTTGAAAATGTTTTTCATAGATAGATGATAAATGTAAaagtaataaaatattaaaaaattaaaagtaaatcaattatataaaaaaaaaagaagcaaaATCTAGGATTGAACCCTGGGTTTATTGGTATAGAAACTATTGCCTTGCCATGAAGATACATTCTCTTTAATTTGTTGTggtgggtatatatatatatatatatatatatatatatatatatatatatatatatatatatatatatatatatatatatatatatatatatagggggTTGGCTACACTTACAACCCAAATGGAAACCGAGCGTTTCGTGGTTCAAAAATGCCGAATCTCGTCTGAATCATCATTTGTCAGGACTCTTAGGCGTAAGTTCTTTGGCTTGGACAGGACATTTAGTACATGTCGCTATTCCTGGATCCAGAGGGGAGTACGTTCGATGGAATAATTTTTTAGATGTATTACCGCATCCCCAAGGGTTAGGCCCGTTTTTTACAGGTCAGTGGAATCTTTATGCTCAAAACCCTGATTCGAGTAGTCATTTATTTGGGAcctctttatatatatatatatatatatatatatatatatatatatatatatatatatatatatatatataaagaggTCCCAAATAAATGACTACTCGAATCAGGGTTTTGAGCATAAAGATTccactgatatatatatatatatatatatatatatatatatatatatatatatatatatatatattcaattttTCATATAGTAATATcaactaaaaaaatttaaaattttggggGGCCATGGTCCTT
This Primulina eburnea isolate SZY01 chromosome 2, ASM2296580v1, whole genome shotgun sequence DNA region includes the following protein-coding sequences:
- the LOC140824524 gene encoding uncharacterized protein, giving the protein MGSLSRFSGRSSDASETRNYLIYAIFCFKDASSNISNFIDCYDPSNNSWHRVTSIPECTSSLGDNLVLKDFAMVSIGHHIYIIGGRLCRKVVGSNGTDIVEEKDVMVLNCVRRYDTRTDSWGTCKPMNSPRFNFACTVCGDKIYVAGGQGTLDQARGISSAEMYDTSLDEWRFLANMSTKRYKCVGATWQGKIHVLGGFAEKGDDGDKISGPFIMTRSSAEVYDAEHDSWKFLARMWDLDIPPYQIVAINDKLFSSGDCLKPWKGHIEIYNETEKIWNVVHGSHCDNLSQNFTQDNQVAPMRRMYLTMAPIGNQLYFLTGYKVPGGESRLRNEVHVFDTASNGYGWRSFEPVMEEREKELCGHCCVLMKHVS
- the LOC140824525 gene encoding uncharacterized protein, with product MVCFCFLVDQTKKVRRSKPAAGICSRCGGGASVADMKTATRFCHVPFYWRTWRAIICTFCGAMLRSYH